One window of the Methanomassiliicoccaceae archaeon DOK genome contains the following:
- a CDS encoding HpaII family restriction endonuclease produces MRRFSGDVRNTSNKPLGFSIKSRLSSHLPTIFNSSGASNIIYEITGDVTEEKISELMRMVIAHGSSSEDRDREFFYPDYPLRIKTFKDMGLGLKYHSAESLKTEDDGGIRFKGTDPFEKNLLMIDYCMPQILADMTAEAYFNGVMNISDLVRILDGKDRFGVDPSESYPFYKKKVQDMLVAMTTSMTAAKVWDGTEGTNGGLIIVKEDGDIVCYHIFDRNDFREFLLNNMKFEYPDNSRYFSTGIIEDHGKYFMSLNVQIRMGQKKRKGSSRQSGGYYDIDAGKYLENSPLDKGTFWF; encoded by the coding sequence CTGAGGCGGTTCTCCGGCGATGTCCGCAACACATCAAACAAGCCCCTTGGATTCAGCATCAAATCCCGTTTAAGCAGCCATCTCCCTACGATTTTCAACAGCAGCGGAGCATCCAATATCATCTATGAGATTACCGGAGACGTCACCGAAGAGAAAATCTCCGAGTTGATGAGAATGGTGATTGCACACGGTTCGTCCAGTGAAGATCGCGACCGCGAATTCTTCTATCCCGACTATCCGCTCCGTATCAAGACCTTCAAAGATATGGGCCTGGGTCTGAAATACCACAGTGCGGAATCGTTGAAGACGGAAGACGACGGCGGCATACGGTTCAAAGGAACTGACCCGTTTGAGAAGAATCTCCTGATGATCGACTACTGCATGCCCCAGATACTGGCTGATATGACCGCGGAGGCCTATTTCAACGGTGTGATGAACATATCCGATCTCGTCAGAATTCTTGACGGTAAAGACAGATTCGGCGTAGATCCATCCGAATCTTACCCGTTCTACAAAAAGAAAGTTCAGGATATGTTGGTTGCGATGACCACATCCATGACCGCTGCAAAGGTATGGGACGGCACCGAAGGTACCAACGGTGGTCTGATTATCGTGAAGGAGGACGGAGACATCGTCTGCTACCACATCTTCGATCGCAACGATTTCAGAGAGTTCCTGCTAAACAACATGAAGTTCGAATATCCTGACAATTCCAGATACTTCTCCACGGGAATCATCGAGGACCACGGGAAGTACTTCATGAGCCTGAACGTGCAGATTCGCATGGGCCAGAAAAAGAGGAAAGGCTCCTCCAGACAGTCAGGAGGATACTATGACATCGATGCAGGCAAGTATTTGGAAAATAGTCCGCTAGATAAAGGAACATTTTGGTTTTGA
- a CDS encoding tyrosine-type recombinase/integrase encodes MAKGNYSGISCINEHIANTYRRSKEETSSKYRGVLYQINADLQQNGYSTNPREFDEETIEFLLGLWKERDLAVSTKNWYLHILRRYLSYFQNDVVEQMGVDFGQDVRPNVNWLSDAQAEQLMEMEKTPLEEVVIHLELCLGLRIVEVCRLRLSDIHFDDDPRKCYVSVRGKGKGDGKWRSIPFHPDSKEVFERWIARRNEIIARMHEFDPSWKVPEEFLIWCHYENSPSAGRYTERGHSLDRAVIHKIRDRAGFEFSNHTLRRTFGRTLYRAGIPIETISKLYGHDDVKTTIRYLGIDLDDMGSALARMYEYQYSRR; translated from the coding sequence ATGGCAAAGGGCAACTACTCCGGAATCTCGTGCATCAACGAGCACATCGCCAACACCTACAGGAGATCGAAGGAGGAGACCTCCTCGAAGTACCGCGGAGTCCTCTACCAGATCAACGCCGATCTTCAGCAGAACGGATACTCCACCAACCCCCGCGAGTTCGACGAGGAGACGATAGAGTTCCTCCTGGGGCTCTGGAAGGAGCGCGACCTCGCGGTGTCCACCAAGAACTGGTACCTGCACATCCTGAGAAGGTACCTCTCATACTTCCAGAACGACGTTGTGGAGCAGATGGGCGTGGACTTCGGTCAGGATGTCCGCCCCAACGTCAATTGGCTCTCTGACGCGCAGGCCGAGCAGCTCATGGAGATGGAGAAGACCCCTCTCGAGGAGGTCGTCATCCACTTGGAGCTCTGCCTCGGCCTCAGGATCGTGGAGGTCTGCAGGCTGCGCCTCTCGGACATCCACTTCGACGATGATCCCCGCAAGTGCTATGTCTCCGTCCGCGGGAAGGGCAAGGGCGACGGCAAGTGGAGGAGCATCCCGTTCCACCCGGACTCCAAGGAGGTCTTCGAGCGCTGGATTGCCAGGCGCAACGAGATTATCGCCAGGATGCACGAGTTCGACCCCTCATGGAAGGTCCCCGAGGAATTCCTGATCTGGTGCCACTACGAGAACTCCCCCTCCGCCGGACGCTACACCGAGAGAGGCCACAGCCTCGACCGTGCGGTTATCCACAAGATCCGCGACCGCGCCGGGTTCGAGTTCTCCAACCACACTCTCAGGAGGACCTTCGGTCGTACCCTCTACCGCGCCGGCATCCCGATAGAGACAATCTCCAAGCTCTACGGTCACGACGATGTTAAGACGACCATCCGCTACCTCGGAATCGACCTCGACGACATGGGCTCCGCCCTGGCGAGGATGTACGAGTACCAGTACTCCAGGAGATGA
- a CDS encoding helix-turn-helix domain-containing protein, whose product MARKESILIDKTVPLSTIESEIDRLRTTGSKSDAAMARRLELIRYRYKGLSVVQSADLLRVNIQSGYNWQAAWNRGGIEALRSGTSTGRPPLVTPHQLESVAIRAHFEKWNTRQVRQYIKLQFGVDYTPAQIRDKLTGIGMRFVQNDDSDKNDDGFWTF is encoded by the coding sequence ATGGCCAGAAAGGAGTCTATTCTAATTGACAAAACTGTTCCCCTTAGTACTATTGAGAGTGAGATAGATCGTCTCAGAACCACCGGCTCCAAATCCGATGCTGCGATGGCCCGCCGTCTCGAGCTCATCAGATACCGTTACAAAGGACTGTCCGTCGTTCAATCGGCCGACCTGCTGAGGGTCAACATCCAATCCGGATACAACTGGCAGGCTGCATGGAACCGTGGTGGAATCGAAGCCCTCAGATCCGGAACCAGTACTGGAAGGCCTCCACTGGTCACCCCCCATCAGCTTGAATCCGTTGCCATTCGTGCTCATTTCGAAAAATGGAACACGAGACAGGTTCGCCAATACATCAAACTCCAGTTCGGTGTGGACTACACCCCGGCACAGATCAGGGACAAGCTCACCGGCATCGGCATGAGATTCGTTCAGAACGACGATTCGGACAAGAACGACGACGGTTTTTGGACATTCTGA
- a CDS encoding tRNA pseudouridine synthase B, with amino-acid sequence MWRIGDLKVDGRVVLGPMSGYTSEAYRRFMKPFGVALAYTEMVSDSAMMHNRRSDEYLMFDRCPLTGIQLFGSDPERMGDAAAECVRRNPNVDLFDVNMGCPVEKVVRRGAGSALMADPARCGRIVRTVKERTGLPVTAKIRLGQGEDSLNFRDVIAELEASGVDAITVHARTRKQRYAGMPRYDLMRDLRKEMSVPLIVSGNIFSLDDAIGYTAITGADGVMVARGGVGNPYLVTQIDRWFREGTRLPNPTVSQQVDWCKDLADLMYAEKGDEVASKKMRSIAPKFIVGCRRSREFRYRLATEIDTRGDLDRILEEVRERLGDRTVRTLGYRTSVPEDE; translated from the coding sequence ATGTGGAGGATCGGAGACCTCAAGGTCGACGGGCGCGTGGTCCTGGGACCCATGTCCGGATACACCTCGGAGGCGTACAGGAGGTTCATGAAGCCGTTCGGCGTGGCCCTCGCCTACACCGAGATGGTCTCCGACAGCGCCATGATGCACAACAGGCGCAGCGACGAGTACCTCATGTTCGACAGATGTCCGCTCACGGGGATACAGCTCTTCGGCAGCGATCCCGAGAGAATGGGCGATGCCGCCGCTGAGTGCGTCAGACGGAACCCCAACGTCGACCTCTTCGACGTGAACATGGGGTGCCCTGTGGAGAAGGTCGTCCGCAGGGGCGCCGGCTCCGCTCTGATGGCCGATCCTGCCAGATGCGGGAGGATCGTCAGGACCGTCAAGGAACGCACCGGGCTCCCGGTCACGGCCAAGATACGCCTCGGACAGGGGGAGGACTCCCTGAACTTCAGAGATGTCATCGCGGAGCTGGAGGCGTCCGGCGTCGACGCCATCACCGTCCATGCGCGCACGAGGAAGCAGCGCTACGCCGGCATGCCTCGCTACGACCTCATGAGGGACCTTAGAAAGGAGATGTCCGTGCCCCTGATCGTCTCCGGCAACATATTCTCGCTGGACGATGCCATCGGGTACACCGCGATAACGGGGGCGGACGGGGTCATGGTCGCCCGCGGCGGAGTGGGCAACCCGTACCTGGTCACCCAGATTGACCGCTGGTTCCGCGAAGGGACCAGACTGCCGAACCCCACCGTGTCACAGCAGGTGGACTGGTGCAAGGACCTTGCCGACCTGATGTACGCCGAGAAGGGGGACGAGGTCGCCTCCAAGAAGATGCGCAGCATCGCCCCCAAGTTCATCGTCGGCTGCAGGAGGAGCCGCGAGTTCAGGTACAGGCTGGCGACGGAGATCGACACCCGCGGGGACCTGGACCGCATCCTGGAGGAGGTCCGCGAGCGTCTCGGCGACAGGACCGTGCGCACCCTCGGGTACAGGACGTCCGTACCCGAGGATGAATGA
- a CDS encoding ABC transporter permease subunit: protein MFANADRTGDFMQTVTVAGNEMLKFIRSRKFLMFGALVVALLALTTLLPYAIGSGISGSAGDVFSNYIGYSSFIVLLGATLFASYTIVSEFEERTALVLFTRPIRRLTIFLGKFAACFVLTAAVMVVYYLVAVAVAFAVTGDLVTSFLPSLAMCLAYVFATTGVAMLISSVMSRGGASAVMTFITILLLVSVVSSVISVAGTDPWFMLDSASNAISNSVPEYVSGANEMMGEIGSGLGVSMEGALVEPADCLRSGAVMLAWGAATLMLSYLAFSRREF, encoded by the coding sequence ATGTTCGCCAACGCAGACAGAACCGGAGATTTCATGCAGACGGTCACGGTCGCCGGGAACGAGATGCTGAAGTTCATCCGCTCCAGGAAGTTCCTCATGTTCGGAGCGTTGGTCGTCGCCCTGTTGGCCCTCACAACCCTGCTGCCGTACGCTATCGGGAGTGGGATCTCCGGATCGGCAGGGGACGTGTTCTCCAACTACATAGGGTACTCCTCGTTCATCGTCCTCCTGGGCGCGACGCTGTTCGCCTCCTACACCATAGTCTCGGAGTTCGAGGAGAGGACCGCGCTGGTCCTGTTCACCAGGCCCATCAGGAGGTTGACGATCTTCCTCGGCAAGTTCGCGGCGTGCTTCGTCCTGACTGCAGCCGTGATGGTCGTCTACTACCTGGTGGCGGTCGCGGTCGCCTTCGCGGTGACGGGCGACCTGGTGACGTCGTTCCTGCCGTCCCTCGCCATGTGCCTGGCGTACGTGTTCGCGACCACGGGCGTGGCGATGCTGATAAGCTCGGTGATGAGTAGGGGCGGGGCATCCGCCGTGATGACGTTCATCACGATCCTGTTGCTGGTGTCGGTGGTCTCCTCGGTCATCTCCGTCGCCGGTACGGACCCATGGTTCATGCTGGACTCCGCGTCTAACGCGATCTCGAACTCCGTACCGGAGTACGTGTCCGGCGCCAACGAGATGATGGGGGAGATCGGATCGGGCCTCGGAGTTTCCATGGAAGGGGCGCTGGTCGAGCCCGCCGACTGCCTGCGTTCGGGTGCGGTCATGCTCGCCTGGGGCGCCGCAACCCTGATGCTCTCGTACCTGGCCTTCTCCAGGAGGGAGTTCTAA
- a CDS encoding ATP-binding cassette domain-containing protein, which translates to MDKNPIELVCLRKEYGRFTAVDDLSLGIARNSFTGLLGPNGAGKSTTLKMITNLIRPTSGHVFINGYDVTEDPKEALAGVGTVIETPEFYGYMTPRENLRYIGGIIGMPPESISAQTDEVLEKVRMSGWADKRMSTFSKGMRQRIAIGQALLGDPDIVILDEPTSGLDPRGMAEMRAIMKEFRGHARGLTVLTSSHILHEVQDLCDRVAMVNHGRLVFNDDIEAVGSIAGLKTMVLKTEGVPEASVHDRLRSLSSVVTVDSDGADTVVRFRGSRSALFTDIAGLGIGAYSLSEGDSLESKYLEIIKESS; encoded by the coding sequence ATGGACAAGAATCCCATCGAACTCGTATGCCTGCGCAAGGAGTACGGGCGGTTCACGGCGGTGGATGACCTGTCGCTGGGAATAGCCCGCAACAGCTTCACAGGGCTTCTGGGACCCAACGGTGCCGGCAAGAGCACCACCCTGAAGATGATCACGAATCTGATCCGTCCGACGTCAGGACATGTGTTCATCAACGGATACGACGTGACAGAGGATCCGAAGGAGGCCCTGGCAGGGGTCGGGACGGTCATCGAGACCCCGGAGTTCTACGGATACATGACCCCTCGCGAGAACCTGCGCTACATCGGGGGCATCATCGGCATGCCCCCCGAGTCGATCTCCGCCCAGACGGACGAGGTCCTGGAGAAGGTCAGGATGTCCGGATGGGCGGACAAGAGGATGTCCACGTTCTCGAAGGGCATGCGCCAGAGGATCGCCATAGGACAGGCGCTGCTCGGCGATCCGGACATCGTGATACTGGACGAGCCGACATCGGGTCTGGACCCCCGCGGCATGGCCGAGATGAGGGCGATCATGAAGGAGTTCCGCGGCCACGCAAGAGGGCTGACCGTCCTGACGTCCTCGCACATCCTCCACGAGGTGCAGGACCTGTGCGACCGCGTCGCCATGGTCAACCACGGCAGACTCGTGTTCAACGACGACATCGAGGCGGTTGGCTCCATCGCGGGCCTGAAGACGATGGTTCTCAAGACGGAGGGGGTCCCCGAGGCGTCCGTGCACGACAGGCTCAGGTCCCTTTCCAGCGTAGTCACCGTCGATTCGGATGGAGCGGACACGGTGGTCCGCTTCCGCGGGAGCCGCTCTGCGCTGTTCACGGACATCGCCGGGCTTGGCATCGGCGCGTACAGCCTGTCCGAGGGGGACAGTCTGGAGTCGAAGTACCTCGAGATCATCAAGGAGTCGAGCTGA
- a CDS encoding DUF2975 domain-containing protein, whose protein sequence is MEADRELRRLRTFSRGSSALLLLITAVMVVLTVVIALGVAQILSDTPSFEEQFGMTFWQTVLFGATLVAALVLVTVTFGIIFWVMRRMSRDYSPFTERNVRLITVLSVIYLVMPVVLTVSMCTGESDWTLIAVAAAIIFLPSLFVAALLYMLALVFRYGCWLQKESDETL, encoded by the coding sequence TTGGAAGCCGACAGGGAGCTGAGGAGGCTGAGGACGTTCAGCAGGGGGTCGTCAGCTCTGCTGCTGTTGATCACCGCAGTCATGGTCGTCCTGACGGTCGTCATTGCCCTCGGTGTGGCCCAGATCCTCTCCGACACGCCGAGCTTCGAGGAGCAGTTCGGAATGACCTTCTGGCAGACCGTCCTGTTCGGAGCGACCCTGGTCGCCGCCCTCGTCCTCGTCACGGTGACGTTCGGGATCATCTTCTGGGTCATGCGCAGGATGTCCAGGGACTACAGCCCCTTCACTGAGAGGAACGTGAGGCTCATCACGGTCTTATCCGTGATCTACCTGGTGATGCCGGTGGTCCTGACGGTGTCCATGTGCACCGGGGAGAGCGACTGGACGCTCATAGCCGTGGCCGCGGCGATAATCTTCCTGCCGTCACTGTTCGTGGCCGCCCTCCTTTACATGCTGGCACTGGTGTTCCGCTACGGGTGCTGGCTGCAGAAGGAGTCCGACGAGACGCTCTGA
- a CDS encoding amino acid carrier protein: protein MDVLDFIDTYIWYVAFVLIICVGVYATVRLRGIQVAGFKEMVKVTFLNRGDRREGKLSSFQVFCMSMGSRIGVGNITGPILAILVGGPGAILWMWVFALIGMATSFLETTVAQIYKVPKENGGYRGGPAYTLFHGLGMKRLGMIAAFVMILMYLVGFISGEVISMSEAVHNAFDFDGINLVFAVLLTAATALLLVGGVYKIADLSVKVVPLMAIAWFAVCIVSIAFGPEGVLNGIYSIFEYAFNIPSVIGGGVGAIIITGMQRGVWSNEAGIGTITNLSGMADVKHPVSQGYTQAIGVLIDTLVSTMTALVVLSYADINALVGSGLESIPLLQSIFTDTLGSVAPYVVMIFMFIFAFTCLMSDIVIGEGNLMLIKESKVAKWGMWVLLLAVVFLSSFYASDALVVIMDILLAVCAFFNTFIMIKLARRGIEAFRDYRRQKAEGVEEPVFHKSCLSDDSGVTEWD, encoded by the coding sequence ATGGACGTACTAGACTTCATCGACACGTACATCTGGTACGTGGCGTTCGTCCTGATCATCTGCGTCGGCGTTTACGCGACGGTCCGCCTCAGGGGGATCCAGGTCGCTGGCTTCAAGGAGATGGTCAAGGTCACCTTCCTGAACAGAGGGGACCGCAGGGAGGGGAAGCTCTCCTCCTTCCAGGTCTTTTGCATGAGCATGGGTTCCCGCATAGGAGTCGGGAACATCACCGGTCCCATCCTGGCCATCCTCGTCGGAGGCCCCGGGGCAATCCTGTGGATGTGGGTGTTCGCACTCATCGGCATGGCCACCAGCTTCCTGGAGACCACCGTGGCCCAGATCTACAAGGTTCCCAAGGAGAACGGAGGTTACCGCGGAGGCCCCGCGTACACCCTGTTCCACGGACTCGGGATGAAACGTCTCGGCATGATCGCGGCCTTCGTGATGATCCTGATGTACCTCGTCGGGTTCATCTCCGGAGAGGTCATCAGCATGTCCGAGGCCGTCCACAACGCGTTCGACTTCGACGGCATCAACCTCGTGTTCGCCGTCCTGCTGACTGCCGCCACCGCGCTCCTCCTCGTCGGAGGGGTTTACAAGATCGCGGACCTCTCGGTCAAGGTCGTCCCCCTCATGGCCATCGCATGGTTCGCGGTGTGCATCGTGTCCATCGCATTCGGTCCCGAGGGAGTCCTCAACGGAATCTACTCCATCTTCGAGTACGCGTTCAACATCCCCTCCGTCATCGGCGGAGGAGTGGGTGCCATCATCATCACCGGGATGCAGAGGGGCGTGTGGTCCAACGAGGCGGGTATCGGTACCATCACCAACCTGTCCGGAATGGCGGACGTCAAGCACCCCGTGTCCCAGGGATACACCCAGGCGATCGGTGTCCTCATCGACACCCTCGTGAGCACCATGACCGCGCTGGTCGTCCTCTCCTACGCGGACATCAACGCGCTGGTCGGATCCGGCCTGGAGTCCATACCCCTGCTGCAGAGCATCTTCACGGACACCCTCGGATCCGTCGCTCCGTACGTGGTCATGATCTTCATGTTCATCTTCGCGTTCACCTGCCTGATGTCGGACATCGTCATCGGGGAGGGCAACCTGATGCTGATCAAGGAGAGCAAGGTCGCCAAGTGGGGCATGTGGGTCCTTCTGCTCGCCGTCGTGTTCCTTTCCAGCTTCTACGCGTCCGATGCGCTCGTCGTCATCATGGACATACTGCTCGCGGTGTGCGCGTTCTTCAACACGTTCATCATGATCAAGCTGGCACGGCGCGGTATCGAGGCGTTCAGGGACTACAGGAGACAGAAGGCGGAGGGCGTTGAGGAACCCGTGTTCCACAAGAGCTGCCTCTCCGACGACTCCGGAGTGACCGAGTGGGACTGA
- a CDS encoding DUF2975 domain-containing protein, whose product MDNDLRRLKTLCGGLFFVLLLLTVIIAMAICVVVSGTVIEMSDPGLVSDYLGVSSDRFVVIAGFGAVVMGVSLVVLVMMLNITNAIYREYSPFTIKNVKRLEVISLAYLLLPVIVSPMIYAVIGELTALEVIILSFSSVLMAAIFYCLSLVFRYGCWLQKESDETL is encoded by the coding sequence ATGGACAATGACCTGAGGAGACTGAAGACCCTCTGCGGAGGACTGTTCTTCGTCCTTCTCCTGCTCACCGTGATCATCGCGATGGCGATCTGCGTGGTCGTCTCAGGGACGGTCATCGAGATGAGCGATCCGGGGCTGGTCTCGGACTACCTCGGCGTCTCCAGCGACAGGTTTGTCGTGATCGCCGGATTCGGAGCCGTCGTGATGGGCGTCAGCCTCGTGGTCCTCGTGATGATGTTGAACATCACCAACGCGATCTACAGAGAGTACTCCCCGTTCACAATCAAAAACGTAAAACGTCTGGAAGTGATTTCCCTGGCCTATCTGCTGTTACCCGTGATCGTATCCCCTATGATCTATGCGGTGATCGGTGAGCTCACGGCTCTGGAAGTCATCATCCTCAGCTTCTCGTCGGTGCTGATGGCTGCGATATTCTACTGCCTGTCACTGGTGTTCCGCTACGGGTGCTGGCTGCAGAAGGAGTCCGACGAGACGCTCTGA
- a CDS encoding helix-turn-helix domain-containing protein, with protein sequence MAIILRLDRVMADRKMSLNELARHVGISNVNLSNIKTGKISAIRFSTLNGICKALDCQPGDILEYVEDDDGTE encoded by the coding sequence ATGGCGATAATACTGAGACTTGACCGTGTCATGGCTGACAGGAAGATGTCCCTGAACGAGCTGGCGCGCCATGTCGGGATATCCAACGTCAATCTCTCCAACATCAAGACCGGGAAGATCTCCGCCATCAGATTCTCAACGCTCAACGGCATCTGCAAGGCCCTGGACTGCCAGCCCGGGGACATCCTGGAGTACGTCGAGGACGACGACGGGACCGAATGA
- a CDS encoding cation:proton antiporter → MEELALLTSLAVFTLLAAACSIIFNKIRLPPLIGYIVAGIIIANVWTITNDSEQIVSILSDIGLVMLMFCIGLEINLRKIRKQGLFAMGVVIIQLPLMMLGGIVAGMLLGYDMVQCICLGAIISGSSTAVVMAVLKSQKELDADHKESLVLVLIMEDIGQVIILSMITPIMASNDPSVDVNSLIVMIVSIIVFMVASIVVGLKLIPRAINWVSDNVSDEILTVFSVGLAFGMALLSIYIGLSMAIGAFLMGMMIAGSRKSKEINHKIEPMRDLFMAIFFISIGMEITVSSLIDNIGTIIVLYLIFLILIVVAVFIAYWFENETCRNGFLSAVSLATMGEFAFIIASEALGFGAIDQSFYTSVVGAALLSMVILPFLSRYSPRIWDKSVEKCPRPIYATCCRLNETRERVYSRVYATSKKSRKAMYRSMTHSYINILAIAAIEIAFYFLIPVCVDWITANFGGTRDLWSIVMLMVNFAVLMMPVYHLVNNVKFLDEMIIGGARRIAKREGNLSEPGAIYQRFLEINTYIMVLIIVALIVIICPNSVGLWQHLVVLGLAAIVLAVFYLKRLRDDRKKPPSAQRTQTPDQDDEGDDL, encoded by the coding sequence TTGGAAGAGCTAGCGTTACTGACCAGTCTGGCAGTGTTCACGCTGCTCGCTGCAGCCTGCTCCATCATTTTCAACAAGATCCGGCTGCCTCCGCTCATCGGATACATCGTCGCCGGGATCATCATCGCGAACGTCTGGACGATAACGAACGACAGCGAACAGATAGTCAGCATCCTGTCGGACATAGGCCTGGTCATGCTGATGTTCTGCATCGGCCTCGAGATAAACCTACGGAAGATTCGCAAACAGGGCCTGTTCGCCATGGGCGTGGTCATCATCCAACTGCCACTGATGATGCTGGGCGGCATAGTAGCCGGGATGCTCCTCGGATACGACATGGTCCAGTGCATCTGCCTGGGAGCCATCATCTCCGGATCCAGCACCGCCGTCGTCATGGCGGTCCTCAAATCCCAGAAGGAGCTGGACGCCGACCACAAGGAGTCCCTGGTACTGGTCCTGATCATGGAGGACATCGGCCAGGTCATCATCCTGTCCATGATCACACCCATCATGGCCAGCAACGACCCGTCCGTCGACGTCAACAGCCTCATAGTGATGATTGTCAGCATCATCGTGTTCATGGTGGCCAGCATAGTCGTCGGCCTGAAGCTGATACCGAGAGCCATCAACTGGGTCTCCGACAACGTCTCGGACGAGATCCTGACCGTCTTCTCCGTCGGCCTGGCCTTCGGCATGGCGCTCCTCTCGATCTACATCGGCCTGTCCATGGCCATCGGAGCGTTCCTGATGGGGATGATGATAGCCGGGAGCAGAAAGAGCAAGGAGATCAACCATAAGATAGAGCCAATGCGCGATCTGTTCATGGCCATATTCTTCATCTCGATAGGGATGGAGATCACGGTGTCCTCGCTGATCGACAACATAGGCACTATCATCGTGCTCTACCTGATCTTCCTCATCCTCATCGTCGTGGCGGTGTTCATCGCGTACTGGTTCGAAAACGAGACCTGCCGCAACGGGTTCCTGTCCGCAGTCAGCCTCGCGACCATGGGCGAGTTCGCATTCATCATCGCCTCCGAGGCACTGGGATTCGGAGCGATAGACCAGTCGTTCTACACATCTGTGGTCGGTGCCGCCCTGCTGTCCATGGTAATACTGCCTTTCCTGAGCAGGTACTCCCCCCGCATCTGGGACAAATCCGTCGAGAAGTGCCCGCGCCCCATCTACGCCACATGCTGCAGGCTCAACGAGACCAGAGAGAGGGTCTACAGCAGAGTCTACGCGACCTCCAAGAAGTCCCGTAAGGCAATGTACAGGAGCATGACCCACTCCTACATCAACATCCTGGCAATCGCCGCCATCGAGATCGCGTTCTACTTCCTGATCCCGGTGTGCGTCGACTGGATCACCGCCAACTTCGGAGGCACCCGCGACCTGTGGAGCATCGTGATGCTCATGGTCAACTTCGCCGTCCTCATGATGCCGGTGTACCACCTGGTCAACAACGTGAAGTTCCTTGACGAGATGATCATCGGAGGGGCCCGCCGCATCGCAAAGAGGGAGGGGAACCTCAGCGAACCGGGTGCTATATACCAGCGGTTCCTGGAGATCAACACCTACATCATGGTGCTGATAATCGTGGCGCTGATCGTCATAATATGCCCCAACTCCGTGGGGCTGTGGCAGCACCTGGTAGTCCTGGGGCTGGCCGCCATCGTCCTGGCGGTGTTCTATCTGAAGAGGCTCAGGGACGACAGGAAGAAGCCCCCCTCCGCTCAGAGGACCCAGACGCCAGATCAGGACGACGAAGGCGACGATCTCTGA